The genomic interval GAGGCAGAGATGTCCGGTGATCCACCAGGACTTCGGTCAGTGAGCCGGCGACCGTCCGCAGCAGCAACACGTGTCCCGAGGCACACAATCGGATCTCGAGCTTCATTTGCGAACTGGCCACGGTCAATCCGCGGTGATGCTCGAACAATTCGGGATGAAGTGCACGATCAAAAGTGCGAATCACGAGATCCGAAACGTTGGGACGGATAAGTTGAACGGCCATGACTGCCCTCACGAATTGGGTTCACAAGAGGCATTGTAGAAGGCAGTATGAACTGAACGCCATTCCACTCCGGCCGCGTTCGACTTGCCACCAGGATTTTGCGGATTCGCGGTTGACGATTCGTCGGAACAATGGCAGACCCAATAAAGAGCAGCAGACTTGATCTTGAGAAGGTTTCAGAAATGCAATCGGGGCATCCGCGTTGACGGATGCCCCGATTGTGATTCCGTCAGATGCCGTGTCATTCGCCTACGCGTCGGACCTGGCAACTCAAGCCCCTGCTGATCGCTTACGCAACAGCGGCTTGCATTTCTGCCTGACCGCATCGATGACAGAAGTCACCAAAAGATTCTCCGTTCACCCGATTCGCCTTGTAGTGCCGCAATGCGACGGCGATCGTCGAGGCCACCTCGGCCTGGGGAACCGAGTCCTTGTAGATGTAGGCCAGACGAGTTCCCTGTGCGTTGCCACCCAGGTAGATCGTGTATTTCCCCAGTGCGCCACCGACACCTGCCTGCTTGCCGACAAGGCCAATATCAGGTGTATATGGCCGAGCACACCCGTTCGGACAGCCAGTCATGTGCACCGCGATACGATCATGATGGATGCCCAGTTTGGCCATCTCAACTTCCAGTTCATCAATGATGCCTGGCAGAGCTCGCTCGGACTCGGTAATCGACAAGCCACACGTTGGAAACGCGGGACAGGCGATCGAATAACGACGCAGCAAGGTCAATTCATGATCCTGCTTGATTCCGTGTTCGACCAGAAGCTGAATGATATCCGCTTTGTCCTTGGGATCGATGTCGCACAGAATGACCGACTGCAGGGCCGTCAGGCGGGTTTGCATTCCGTACTTTTTCAGAATCGCTCGTAGACCGGTTTTGATTTTGAGCGAACCTTCATCCTTGATGCGACCGCATTCAATGTTGATGCCCAGGAACAGCTTTCCATCACCTTGTTCATGCCAGCCGATATGGTCGTCGACGTCAGTCACATCGACATCACGTGGGCCGGGCAAGATCTGGCCGTAGTATTCGTCGACCTTCGCCTTGAACGACTCTAGCCCCATCCGATGGATGGTGTACTTGAGTCGAGCGAGTTTGCGGTCTTCGCGGTTACCGAAATCGCGTTGAACCTTCACGATTGCCTCGGCAACTTTCACGACCTGATCTGGAGTGACAAACGCCAATTTCTGTGCGATGGCGACGAACGTCTTTTCCGCACTCGGGGTTTTCCCCTGTCCGCCACCGACGAGGACGTTGTAACCGACGATCTGGTCGTTCTCGACGACCGCCAGAAAACCCAGGTCCTGGGTGTAAATATCGATGCAATTGTCTTCTGGAAGTGCAATCGCCGTCTTGAACTTACGAGGCAAATACACCGTTCCGTAGATCGGCTCATCGACCGGCTTGAACTCGGCGACGTTTGTTTTTTCGCCCGCGTCGTCGGTCAGCCAGATTTCGTGGTACGCCGTCGTCCTGGGTTTCAAGTGCTCGGCAATCGCATCGGCCATCGCCTGCATTTGATCGTGAACCCGATTGTTCTTGATCGGGGCAGGGCAGCACATC from Schlesneria paludicola DSM 18645 carries:
- a CDS encoding NADPH-dependent assimilatory sulfite reductase hemoprotein subunit — its product is MSDAVKRSHIEELKEGSHQLRGTLAEELQHDREFNKDSEHLIKNHGIYQQDDRDTRKAKNPDGTAKGKSYIFMVRTRIPGGKVSAKQFLDHLEICDEHGNGTLRVTTRQGFQLHGVIKNNLKQAVKKINDTLLTTLAACGDVERNVMCCPAPIKNNRVHDQMQAMADAIAEHLKPRTTAYHEIWLTDDAGEKTNVAEFKPVDEPIYGTVYLPRKFKTAIALPEDNCIDIYTQDLGFLAVVENDQIVGYNVLVGGGQGKTPSAEKTFVAIAQKLAFVTPDQVVKVAEAIVKVQRDFGNREDRKLARLKYTIHRMGLESFKAKVDEYYGQILPGPRDVDVTDVDDHIGWHEQGDGKLFLGINIECGRIKDEGSLKIKTGLRAILKKYGMQTRLTALQSVILCDIDPKDKADIIQLLVEHGIKQDHELTLLRRYSIACPAFPTCGLSITESERALPGIIDELEVEMAKLGIHHDRIAVHMTGCPNGCARPYTPDIGLVGKQAGVGGALGKYTIYLGGNAQGTRLAYIYKDSVPQAEVASTIAVALRHYKANRVNGESFGDFCHRCGQAEMQAAVA